The following proteins are encoded in a genomic region of Musa acuminata AAA Group cultivar baxijiao chromosome BXJ2-11, Cavendish_Baxijiao_AAA, whole genome shotgun sequence:
- the LOC135626217 gene encoding probable protein phosphatase 2C 55 isoform X4 translates to MPAHFPSKLFRFSVELLYRQRHSGLFQSHSFSSLVDCIRAFSSNDRPTAESIVGTFYRMISVPSLTGASWYSCIHNVGRLVSESTRSSSCVLFERNMAFSCNSLPGGAEWVTHHQNRKMLGSFLSFDAYFSHGNFDYCSRSCKTLRIQELSNSTAVYRHIWSSAIGESFNLFSPNGIKVLSSSFFTSFSTGAASDMSLGGSPQEEQLDNSSSSSDSDQKKPSNRALKLLSGSCYLPHPDKEETGGEDAHFIWDEQAIGVADGVGGWADHGVDAGQYSRALMSHASDAIEEESKGSIDPLRVLEKAYLRTKAQGSSTACIIALTDQEIKIRCKRNQSAFKSSIFTIFISRLLRGVWFSYIFLFPKFDVAFFPIC, encoded by the exons ATGCCAGCGCATTTTCCAAGCAAACTTTTTCGATTCTCCGTTGAGCTTCTGTACAGGCAGAGACACTCGGGCTTGTTTCAATCACATTCATTCTCCAGTCTTGTTGACTGCATTCGAGCTTTTTCCAGTAATGATCGCCCGACAGCAGAGTCTATTGTTGGAACATTCTACCGCATGATTTCTGTTCCTTCTTTGACTGGTGCGTCTTGGTACTCTTGCATACATAACGTCGGTAGGCTGGTTTCCGAGTCCACTCGAAGTTCTTCTTGTGTCCTATTTGAGAGGAATATGGCATTTTCTTGCAATTCTTTACCTGGTGGAGCTGAATGGGTTACACATCATCAGAATAGGAAAATGCTTGGTTCTTTCTTGAGTTTTGATGCTTATTTTTCACATGGAAACTTTGATTACTGCAGTAGATCATGCAAGACTCTGAGAATTCAGGAACTTTCAAATTCTACTGCAGTTTACAGGCATATCTGGTCCAGTGCAATCGGTGAAAGCTTTAATCTTTTTTCACCAAATGGCATTAAGGTGTTATCTTCATCATTCTTCACATCATTTTCTACTGGAGCAGCTTCTGACATGTCTCTTGGTGGGTCTCCACAAGAAGAGCAACTTGATAATTCTTCAAGCTCATCTGATTCTGACCA GAAAAAGCCAAGTAACAGAGCATTGAAACTGCTGTCCGGGTCTTGTTATCTGCCACACCCAGATAAGGAGGAAACAGGTGGTGAGGATGCACATTTTATATGGGATGAGCAAGCTATTGGTGTAGCAGATGGTGTCGGTGGCTGGGCTGATCATGGTGTTGATGCAGGACAATATTCTAGAGCACTTATGTCACATGCATCAGATGCAATTGAAGAAGAGTCTAAAGGGTCCATTGATCCGTTAAGGGTGTTGGAGAAAGCTTATCTAAGAACTAAAGCTCAAGGATCATCAACAGCTTGCATCATTGCTCTAACTGATCAG GAAATAAAAATCCGTTGTAAAAGAAACCAATCTGCATTCAAGTCTAGCATCTTTACTATCTTCATCTCCAGATTGCTAAGAGGAGTCTGGTTTTCATATATCTTTTTGTTTCCGAAATTCGATGTTGCTTTTTTTCCAATCTGTTGA